From a region of the Sminthopsis crassicaudata isolate SCR6 chromosome 6, ASM4859323v1, whole genome shotgun sequence genome:
- the LOC141548047 gene encoding caspase-3-like isoform X3: MDYPEMGLCVIINNKIFHENTGMPFRAGTDVDAAHLIDTFKHLKYEIRNKNDLTCKEIIELMYNVSKEDHSQRSSFVCVILSHGEEGIIFGKDGPVELKALTSFFKGDKCNSLIGKPKLFIVQACRGTELDNGVEADSGPDDNDTDVSDDSGIICQKIPVEADFLYAYSTAPGYFSWRNKMYGSWFIQSLCEVLKQYAHKLEIMQILTRVNRKVAIEFESHSLDPTLQAKKQVPCIMSMLTKELYFFP; this comes from the exons gCATGCCATTTCGAGCTGGTACAGATGTAGATGCAGCACATCTCATAGATACTTTCAAGCACTTGAAATATGAAATCAGGAATAAAAATGATCTGACATGCaaagaaattattgaattaatgtaCAATG TTTCTAAAGAAGATCATAGCCAACGAAGCAGTTTTGTTTGTGTGATTCTAAGTCATGGTGAAGAAGGAATCATTTTTGGAAAGGATGGACCTGTTGAACTGAAAGCATTAACATCTTTCTTCAAAGGGGATAAATGTAACAGTCTAATAGGAAAACCAAAGCTTTTTATTGTTCAG GCATGTAGAGGCACAGAGTTGGATAATGGTGTTGAGGCAGACAGTGGCCCTGATGACAATGACACTGATGTCAGTGATGACAGTGGCATAATATGCCAGAAAATACCTGTTGAGGCAGACTTCTTGTATGCATATTCTACAGCCCCAG GTTACTTTTcttggagaaataaaatgtatGGTTCATGGTTTATCCAATCACTTTGTGAAGTGCTGAAACAGTATGCTCACAAGCTTGAAATCATGCAAATCCTTACCAGAGTCAATCGGAAGGTCGCCATAGAGTTTGAATCTCACTCTTTAGATCCTACCCTCCAAGCAAAGAAACAGGTGCCATGTATCATGTCCATGCTTACTAAGGAActatattttttcccctaa